A window from Vulpes vulpes isolate BD-2025 chromosome 9, VulVul3, whole genome shotgun sequence encodes these proteins:
- the LOC112918550 gene encoding protein ZAR1-like, with protein sequence MDPYKRAQLKAILSQMNPSLSLQLYRANTREVGVQVSPRVDKSVQCSLGPRTLCSRSPWGSAGHKAPLTAWGVYSPVIGRRSLIQLQREGEDQERKALLRPTEASEQQQQQQQPPPMPRSEEDKQEEPHQHNELEEEDASSPRKEKSKQAQGVGGADLRKPTFQFLEAKYGYFHCKDCKTRWESAYVWCISGTNKVYFKQLCCKCQKSFNPYRVEAIHCQTCSKSCCSCPQKKRHIDLRRPHRQDLCGRCKDKRFSCGNTYSFKYIM encoded by the coding sequence ATGGACCCTTACAAGAGGGCACAGCTTAAGGCCATTCTCTCTCAGATGAACCCCAGTCTGAGCTTGCAGCTTTATAGGGCCAACACCAGGGAAGTGGGTGTGCAAGTGAGCCCACGGGTGGACAAGTCCGTGCAGTGCTCGCTGGGGCCTCGCACCCTGTGCAGCCGCTCCCCATGGGGCAGTGCAGGCCACAAGGCACCCCTGACAGCCTGGGGAGTATATTCACCAGTGATAGGCCGCAGGAGCCTGATTCAgctgcagagggaaggggaagaccAAGAGAGGAAGGCTCTTTTGCGTCCCACTGAGGCcagtgagcagcagcagcagcagcagcagccaccacCAATGCCAAGGTCAGAAGAAGACAAGCAGGAGGAGCCTCACCAGCACAATGAGTTGGAGGAGGAAGACGCCTCAAGTCCTCGGAAAGAGAAGAGTAAGCAGGCACAGGGAGTTGGTGGAGCAGATCTCAGGAAACCcactttccagtttttggaagCAAAATATGGCTATTTTCATTGTAAAGATTGTAAGACCAGATGGGAGAGTGCTTATGTGTGGTGCATTTCTGGAACTAATAAGGTTTATTTCAAACAGCTATGTTGCAAATGCCAAAAGAGTTTTAACCCTTATCGAGTAGAAGCAATCCACTGTCAGACCTGTTCAAAGTCTTGTTGTTCCtgtcctcaaaagaaaagacatattGATCTAAGGAGGCCTCATCGACAGGATCTGTGCGGTCGCTGCAAAGACAAGAGATTCTCCTGTGGCAATACTTACAGCTTTAAATACATCATGTGA
- the THSD1 gene encoding thrombospondin type-1 domain-containing protein 1, whose amino-acid sequence MKQMLKDFSNLLLVVLCDYVLGEADYLLLGKPGHVALSNSTVSVDFQYFSGANGTLRNVSILLLEANTNQTVITKYLLTNQSQGTLEFECFYFKEAGDYWFTMTPDAADNSTPVHQWEQSAFLKVKWPVFHIDLNRTSKATEGTFQVGLFTSQPLCSFPVDQPDILVDVIFTNSLPEARTSPSQPLEIRSSKRTELSQGQWVEFGCAPVGPEAYVTVVLKLLGRDSIITSTGPIDLAQKFGYKLVMVSELTCESRVEVMVLPPPCIFVQGVITVFKEAPRRPGERTIQLAENSLMLGERKTVFNCTLFDMGRNKYCFDFDVSSRSHFSAKERECMLIQRNIETWGLWQPWSQCSATCGDGVRERRRVCLTPFPSRPGCPGMSLETSLCSLEECAALQPSSVSPLQPQGPGKSNNVVAITGISLCLSIIVATVLATLWRRLGRAPECACGTRARRSSTRAPGPGSRKRSDEETICELGGRRGSVSDADADAGAGEGEGDGPAGGVRGAGIALGCRRSGAPAPEDDGSGSESLQASAQKIIPPLFSYRLAQQQLKEMKKKGLTETTKLYHVSQSPLTDTAVDAAAGLGLQSPAGAAADKLRSRAPFPEQPAGGAAAGPPCGLDFPSVHASRALSPSQTAIRRSAPRHGAGRGVLLERSHPKGSHFRRTSSFHEAKQARPFRERSLSTLTPRQAPTCSARARTWDQADDRFRPHSRGAALLPEKPDHFQGAGATRGPLSPLPKSYTLGEPARKPDLGDCHPGFMAGGDRAQRGPSPSHRSVSRKQLSPAVPKDSYQRVSPLSPSQCRRDKCQSFPAHPEFAFYDNTSFGLTEAEQRMLDLPGYIGSNEEDETTSTLSVEKLVI is encoded by the exons TTCTGGGAGAAGCTGACTATCTCCTCTTGGGAAAGCCAGGCCATGTAGCTCTAAGCAACAGCACGGTGTCTGTGGATTTCCAGTATTTCAGTGGTGCTAATGGGACCCTGAGGAATGTATCTATCCTATTGTTGGAGGCCAACACCAATCAGACTGTTATCACCAAATACCTCCTGACCAACCAGTCACAGGGAACACTCGAGTTTGAATGCTTCTACTTCAAGGAGGCTGGAGACTACTGGTTCACGATGACTCCAGACGCAGCTGACAACAGCACTCCAGTCCACCAGTGGGAGCAAAGTGCCTTTCTCAAGGTCAAGTGGCCCGTCTTCCACATTGACTTGAATAGGACATCCAAGGCAACGGAAGGCACCTTCCAGGTGGGTCTTTTTACCAGTCAACCACTGTGCTCATTCCCCGTAGACCAACCTGACATCTTGGTGGACGTCATCTTTACCAATAGTCTTCCTGAGGCAAGAACGAGTCCAAGTCAGCCGCTAGAGATAAGAAGCAGCAAGAGGACAGAACTCTCTCAAGGTCAGTGGGTTGAGTTTGGCTGTGCACCCGTGGGGCCAGAAGCCTATGTCACTGTGGTGCTGAAGCTGCTTGGCCGAGACTCGATCATTACCTCTACAGGACCCATTGACCTGGCCCAGAAGTTTGGGTACAAACTGGTGATGGTGTCAGAACTGACATGTGAGTCCAGGGTGGAGGTGATGGTACTGCCTCCACCATGCATCTTTGTCCAAGGAGTGATCACAGTCTTCAAGGAGGCCCCAAGACGCCCTGGGGAAAGGACCATTCAACTGGCTGAAAACAGCCTGATGTTGGGAGAGAGGAAAACAGTGTTCAACTGCACTTTGTTTGACATGGGGAGGAATAAATACTGCTTTGACTTTGATGTCTCAAGCAGAAGCCATTTTTCTGCAAAGGAGAGGGAGTGCATGCTAATTCAGAGAAACATAG AAACATGGGGACTGTGGCAGCCGTGGAGCCAGTGCAGTGCCACGTGTGGTGATGGTGTCCGAGAGCGACGCCGTGTGTGTTTGactcccttcccctccagaccTGGCTGCCCTGGAATGTCCTTGGAGACCTCTCTGTGTTCCCTGGAGGAGTGTGCTG CCCTCCAGCCGTCCAGCGTGTCtccccttcagccccagggccccgggaagTCCAACAACGTCGTGGCGATCACCGGGATTTCACTGTGTCTGTCCATCATCGTGGCCACCGTCCTCGCCACGCTGTGGAGGAGGCTCGGCCGCGCCCCCGAGTGCGCGTGCGGGACGCGGGCTCGGCGCAGCTCCacgcgcgcccccggccccggctcccGGAAGCGCTCGGACGAGGAGACCATCTGCGAGCTGGGCGGGCGGCGCGGGAGCGTCTCGGACGCGGACGCGGACGCGGGCgcgggcgagggcgagggcgacgGGCCGGCGGGGGGCGTCAGGGGCGCGGGCatcgccctgggctgcaggcgcaGCGGGGCCCCCGCCCCCGAGGACGACGGCTCGGGCAGCGAGAGCCTGCAGGCCAGCGCCCAGAAGATCATCCCCCCGCTGTTCAGCTACCGCCTCGCCCAGCAGCAGctgaaagagatgaagaagaagggCCTGACGGAGACCACCAAGCTGTACCACGTGTCCCAGAGCCCCCTGACCGACACGGCCGTGGACGCCGCCGCGGGCCTGGGCCTGCAGAGCCCCGCGGGCGCGGCCGCCGACAAGCTCCGCAGCAGAGCCCCGTTTCCCGAGCAGCCGGCGGGGGGCGCCGCGGCCGGGCCCCCCTGCGGGCTGGACTTCCCCAGCGTTCATGCCAGTCGCGCCCTCAGCCCCAGCCAGACGGCGATCCGCAGGTCAGCCCCGAGGCATGGGGCGGGCAGAGGGGTGCTGCTGGAGAGGAGCCACCCCAAGGGCTCCCACTTCAGGAGGACGTCGAGTTTCCACGAGGCCAAGCAGGCCCGGCCTTTCAGGGAGAGGAGCCTCTCCACCCTGACCCCACGGCAGGCCCCCACCTGCAGTGCCAGGGCGCGGACCTGGGACCAGGCGGACGACAGATTCCGGCCTCACAGTCGAGGCGCTGCCCTGCTGCCGGAGAAACCTGACCACTTCCAAGGGGCAGGTGCCACCAGAGGTCCCTTAAGTCCTCTCCCTAAATCCTACACCCTGGGAGAGCCGGCGAGGAAGCCAGACCTGGGAGACTGCCACCCAGGCTTCATGGCGGGGGGTGACAGAGCTCAGAGGGGCCCGTCCCCCAGTCACAGGAGTGTCTCGAGGAAGCAGCTGTCCCCTGCTGTCCCCAAAGACAGCTACCAGAGGGTCAGCCCTCTGAGCCCTTCTCAGTGTAGAAGAGACAAGTGTCAGAGCTTCCCAGCCCACCCTGAGTTCGCCTTCTATGATAACACCTCATTTGGCCTCACTGAGGCAGAGCAGAGGATGCTGGACCTCCCGGGCTATATTGGGTCAAATGAAGAGGATGAAACCACAAGTACCCTCAGTGTGGAGAAGCTGGTCATCTAA